CGCGTCGCCCGCGAGCGTCGTCGCGGCGACCTTGTCGGGTGTGAGGCGCGCGAAGCCCTTCTTCTGCTCGGGCGTGGCTGGCGCGTCCACGCGCAGGTAGTACGGCGTGCCGTACTGCGCCGTGAGCTCCTGGTAGTGCACACCGGGGTCCTTGCCCGTGACAGCGGTGATCTCCGCGGCGAGCAGGCCGAGGATGATGCCGTCCTTGTCGGTGGTCCACACGGTGCCGTCGCGACGCAGGAAGCTCGCGCCGGCGCTCTCCTCGCCGCCGAAGCACAGGCTGCCGTCGGCAAGGCCCGGCGAGAACCACTTGAAGCCCACTGGCACTTCGACGAGCGTGCGATCGAGACCCGCGACAACGCGATCGATCATGCTGCTCGACACGAGCGTCTTGCCCACCGCCGCACTCGACCACGCCGGCCGATGGCCGAGCAGGTACCTGATCGCCACGGCCAGATAGTGGTTCGGATTCATCAGGCCCACAGACGGCGTGACGATGCCGTGGCGGTCGGCGTCGGCATCGTTGCCCCACGCGATCGCGTAGCGGTCCTTGAGGCCCACGAGGCTGGCCATGGCATACGGACTGGAGCAGTCCATGCGGATCTTGCCGTCGTGATCGAGCGTCATGAACCCGAACGTCGGATCGACGCGCGTGTTCACGACGTCGATGTCGAGGCCGTATCGATCGGCGATGCGCGCCCAGTACGCCACGGCGGCGCCGCCCATCGGGTCGACGCCGATGCGCAGGCCCGACGTGCGAATCGCGTTCATGTCGATCACGCTGCCGAGATCGGCGATGTAGTCGGTCGCGAAATCGCGCTCCGACACGCACGCCGCCGCGCGCGCCTCCGCGTACGGCAGTCGCTTCACGCCGGCGTTGCCGCCGGCCATCAGCGCGTTGGCGCGATCCTCGATCCAGCGCGTGACGTCGGTATCGGCCGGACCGCCGTGCGGCGGGTTGTACTTGAAGCCCCCGTCCTGCGGCGGGTTGTGCGACGGCGTGATGACCAGGCCGTCCGCGAGCGCCGCGCCCGGCGTGGCGTTGTGGGCGAGGATGGCGCGCGAGATGACGGGCGTGGGCGTGTAGCCGTCGCCGGCCTGCACGACCGTCGGCACGCCGTTGGCCGCAAGGACCTCGATAGCGCTGCGCTGTGCCGGATCGGACAGCGCGTGCGTGTCCTTGCCGATGAACAGCGGTCCGGTGATGCCCTGCGCGGCGCGGTACTCACTGACGGCCTGCGTGATGGCGAGGATGTGCGCCTCGTTGAAGCTGCGCGCGAGCGACGTGCCGCGGTGGCCGCTCGTGCCGAAG
This genomic interval from Acidobacteriota bacterium contains the following:
- a CDS encoding alpha-D-glucose phosphate-specific phosphoglucomutase; its protein translation is MAHPLAGTPVPSDMLMDVEALLAAYTETPDVSVSTQRVAFGTSGHRGTSLARSFNEAHILAITQAVSEYRAAQGITGPLFIGKDTHALSDPAQRSAIEVLAANGVPTVVQAGDGYTPTPVISRAILAHNATPGAALADGLVITPSHNPPQDGGFKYNPPHGGPADTDVTRWIEDRANALMAGGNAGVKRLPYAEARAAACVSERDFATDYIADLGSVIDMNAIRTSGLRIGVDPMGGAAVAYWARIADRYGLDIDVVNTRVDPTFGFMTLDHDGKIRMDCSSPYAMASLVGLKDRYAIAWGNDADADRHGIVTPSVGLMNPNHYLAVAIRYLLGHRPAWSSAAVGKTLVSSSMIDRVVAGLDRTLVEVPVGFKWFSPGLADGSLCFGGEESAGASFLRRDGTVWTTDKDGIILGLLAAEITAVTGKDPGVHYQELTAQYGTPYYLRVDAPATPEQKKGFARLTPDKVAATTLAGDAITARLTAAPGNGANIGGLKVTTAQGWFAARPSGTEDIYKIYAESFTSEAHLAQIVAEAQEIVTAALG